From Staphylococcus delphini, one genomic window encodes:
- the nrdE gene encoding class 1b ribonucleoside-diphosphate reductase subunit alpha encodes MSKWIEKNNEMMRRDSVGQLSLHKDKEAIELYLQHVDSKTKKFTNEINRLRYLVEEGYYIDVFEQYNESDLIELTEYAYSFNFEFQSFMAASKFYETYALKTRDKKQWLENFEQHNVIVSLYLANGDVEQAKKYIKTHTLQTVQTATPTYLNAGRKQRGELASCYLFTMDDTLNSINFIRGQVSQASKIAGGVAVNLTRLRGRGAPIKGIKNAAKGVFPVAKLIEGEVGYADQMGSRDGAGAAYLNIFHSDVIELLNSKKINADEGARLATLSIGLIVPSLFFDLAKDNKDLYMFEPYSIEKEYGVILDDINIAEWYDKLVENENIVKKKMNARDMLNMIAQTQLQSGYPYIMYKDNANKNHALNEHGEVKMSNLCTEIFQYMNVSEINDYHKEDNLGQDIICNLASLNMVKSIEENAVEESIRTGMRALTFVANNSRIEHLPSVHKANKNIRAVGLGVMSFHSMCAKNQIRYGSEESLDLINVYCMMMDYYSLDESMRIAKERNDKFYGFETSDYAIKDKEYGEYFYKNNRVTEDVKPVTDKVKEIFKDIYIPTKEDWQRLAKDVGKYGLYNGYRLSVAPTQSISYITNCSSALTPVVDIVERRTYGNSETFYPMPYLSPQTMWYYSPTAFEIPNEHIINVAAVAQKWIDQGVSTILFVNSEIETNKLARLYAYAHDRGLKSLYYTRNKLLSIAECTSCAV; translated from the coding sequence ATGAGCAAATGGATTGAAAAGAATAACGAAATGATGAGAAGAGATTCAGTGGGTCAATTAAGCCTTCATAAAGATAAAGAAGCTATTGAACTTTATCTCCAACACGTTGATTCAAAAACAAAAAAGTTTACGAATGAGATTAATCGACTTCGCTACTTAGTTGAAGAAGGCTATTATATTGACGTATTTGAGCAATATAATGAATCAGATTTAATTGAGCTTACTGAATATGCATACTCATTCAATTTCGAGTTCCAAAGTTTCATGGCGGCAAGTAAATTCTATGAAACATACGCATTGAAGACACGGGATAAGAAGCAATGGTTAGAAAACTTTGAACAACATAATGTAATTGTTTCATTGTATCTAGCTAATGGTGATGTAGAACAGGCTAAGAAGTACATCAAAACACATACTTTACAAACTGTTCAAACAGCTACACCTACATATTTAAATGCAGGGCGTAAACAACGTGGAGAATTAGCTTCATGTTACTTATTTACAATGGACGATACATTGAATTCAATTAACTTTATTAGAGGTCAAGTATCACAAGCAAGTAAAATTGCGGGTGGTGTTGCAGTAAACTTAACTCGTTTGCGTGGACGTGGCGCACCTATCAAAGGTATTAAGAATGCTGCTAAAGGTGTGTTCCCTGTGGCTAAGTTAATTGAAGGTGAGGTTGGTTATGCTGACCAAATGGGCTCAAGAGATGGTGCAGGAGCCGCTTATCTTAACATCTTCCATTCAGACGTTATTGAATTATTGAACAGTAAGAAGATTAATGCTGATGAAGGAGCTCGATTAGCGACTCTATCCATTGGGTTAATTGTTCCCTCACTATTCTTTGATTTAGCTAAGGACAACAAAGACTTGTACATGTTTGAACCATACTCAATTGAAAAAGAATACGGCGTAATTCTTGATGATATTAATATCGCTGAATGGTATGACAAATTAGTTGAGAACGAGAATATTGTTAAGAAAAAGATGAACGCACGTGACATGCTGAATATGATTGCACAAACACAATTGCAATCTGGATACCCATATATCATGTATAAAGATAATGCTAATAAGAATCATGCTTTGAACGAACATGGCGAAGTGAAAATGTCTAACTTGTGTACAGAAATTTTCCAATACATGAACGTATCAGAAATCAACGACTACCATAAAGAAGATAACTTAGGACAAGATATTATTTGTAATTTAGCTTCGTTAAATATGGTTAAGTCGATTGAAGAAAACGCAGTTGAGGAATCAATCAGAACAGGAATGAGAGCTTTAACATTTGTAGCAAATAACTCACGTATTGAACATTTACCATCTGTTCATAAAGCAAACAAAAATATTCGTGCCGTTGGGCTTGGAGTAATGTCATTCCACTCAATGTGTGCCAAGAATCAAATTAGATACGGCTCAGAAGAATCATTAGACCTAATTAATGTTTACTGTATGATGATGGATTATTATTCATTAGATGAATCAATGCGAATTGCAAAAGAACGCAACGATAAATTCTATGGTTTTGAAACATCTGATTATGCAATTAAAGATAAAGAATACGGTGAATATTTCTATAAAAACAATCGTGTAACAGAAGATGTTAAGCCTGTAACTGATAAAGTAAAAGAAATCTTTAAAGATATTTACATTCCAACAAAAGAAGACTGGCAACGTTTAGCAAAAGATGTTGGTAAATATGGTTTGTACAACGGATACAGGCTTTCGGTGGCACCAACCCAGTCTATCAGTTACATAACAAACTGTAGTTCAGCATTAACGCCTGTTGTCGATATTGTTGAACGACGCACATATGGTAATTCAGAAACATTCTACCCAATGCCATATTTATCACCACAAACAATGTGGTACTATTCACCAACAGCATTTGAAATTCCAAACGAACATATTATCAATGTAGCTGCTGTTGCACAGAAATGGATTGACCAAGGTGTTTCAACAATCTTATTTGTTAATAGCGAGATTGAAACTAACAAGCTAGCTAGATTGTACGCATATGCACATGATAGAGGATTAAAATCACTCTACTATACTCGTAATAAGTTGTTAAGCATTGCTGAGTGTACAAGTTGTGCTGTGTGA
- the nrdF gene encoding class 1b ribonucleoside-diphosphate reductase subunit beta, with the protein MTTIQAKATNWDKEHIALTFWKQNVAQMWTEDEFKPSKDITSWKSLSKDEQEVYIKVLSGLAGLDTTQAAEGMPLIQFHYPHPLWSSVFSFMGMMENIHHKSYTHIFTTLIDRKETEYYLEEWVPANKYLNKKTTLIAKYYRSLLKEKVSDEELYMAMVASVFLESFLFYSGFYYPLLLSGQGKMIASGEIIRKIILDESIHGVGVGIAAQDIYSTFDEDTKKRLKKEMMELFDALYFNECEYTASLYDSIGLTEDVIRYIQYNGNKALMNLGHDVVFNPDPFNPIVENGLNTETKNHDFFSTKGDGYVLSLNNKDLRDKDFDFNNVESYEISKKFLNH; encoded by the coding sequence ATGACAACAATTCAAGCTAAAGCTACTAACTGGGATAAAGAGCATATTGCATTAACATTCTGGAAACAAAACGTAGCACAAATGTGGACAGAAGATGAATTCAAGCCATCAAAAGATATTACATCATGGAAAAGTTTATCTAAAGATGAGCAAGAGGTTTATATTAAAGTGCTATCAGGTCTTGCGGGACTTGATACCACTCAAGCCGCAGAGGGCATGCCTTTAATTCAATTTCATTATCCTCACCCATTATGGTCATCAGTATTCTCATTTATGGGTATGATGGAAAACATTCATCATAAGTCGTACACTCACATCTTTACGACTTTAATTGACCGTAAGGAAACAGAATACTACTTAGAAGAATGGGTGCCAGCCAATAAGTATTTAAATAAGAAAACAACACTTATTGCTAAATATTATCGTTCATTACTCAAAGAAAAAGTATCAGATGAAGAATTATACATGGCAATGGTTGCGTCAGTATTCCTTGAGTCATTCTTATTTTACTCAGGTTTCTATTATCCATTGTTGCTTTCCGGACAAGGTAAGATGATTGCTTCAGGTGAAATCATTCGTAAGATTATTCTTGATGAAAGTATTCATGGTGTTGGTGTGGGTATTGCAGCACAAGATATTTACAGTACATTTGATGAAGACACTAAGAAACGATTGAAGAAAGAAATGATGGAACTATTCGATGCACTTTATTTTAATGAGTGCGAGTACACAGCGTCGCTATACGATTCTATTGGTCTAACCGAAGATGTAATTCGATACATTCAATATAACGGTAATAAAGCGCTAATGAACTTAGGACACGATGTTGTGTTTAACCCAGACCCATTTAATCCAATTGTAGAAAATGGTTTAAATACGGAAACTAAGAATCACGACTTTTTCTCAACAAAAGGCGACGGATATGTCTTGTCACTTAATAACAAGGACTTACGAGATAAAGATTTTGATTTCAATAATGTTGAATCATATGAAATCTCTAAGAAATTTTTAAATCATTAA
- a CDS encoding AAA family ATPase, whose product MAKTPIPTLYKPINIKQINIALTGKMRSGKDSVASAIVKSLSNPHRNVYVRTFSFGDSLKQTARQLYPHEFNEEQKPRQLIQWLGQTLRQRNENIWIDFVAKKINDNLRNIGFDYGSYTIVNIITDLRQPNEYEFAKQNDFIIIKVECDDVVRLKRMQELNDDFDEKDLQHETETYIDSFDYDYLITTTHINKNELYHRVKDLSELIQNKDKEVNK is encoded by the coding sequence ATGGCTAAAACCCCAATTCCTACATTATACAAACCAATTAACATTAAACAAATTAATATTGCCTTAACAGGAAAAATGCGTTCAGGTAAAGATTCAGTAGCCAGCGCTATCGTGAAATCTTTAAGTAATCCTCATAGAAACGTATATGTTAGAACATTTAGTTTTGGAGATTCGTTGAAACAAACAGCTAGACAATTGTATCCTCATGAATTTAACGAAGAGCAAAAGCCTAGACAACTTATTCAGTGGTTAGGTCAAACTTTAAGACAGAGAAATGAGAACATTTGGATTGATTTTGTTGCTAAAAAGATTAATGACAATCTAAGAAATATTGGGTTTGACTATGGTAGCTATACTATTGTCAACATCATTACTGATTTGCGACAACCAAACGAATATGAGTTTGCTAAACAGAATGATTTCATAATCATTAAAGTTGAATGTGATGATGTTGTACGTCTTAAACGTATGCAAGAGTTGAATGATGACTTTGACGAAAAAGACTTACAACATGAAACAGAAACTTATATCGACTCATTTGACTATGATTACTTAATTACAACCACACATATTAATAAGAATGAATTATATCATCGAGTCAAAGATTTGAGTGAATTAATACAAAATAAAGATAAAGAGGTAAATAAATAA
- a CDS encoding thioredoxin family protein, translating into MKETKFILFGSPTCNPCKAVKNHLESINFKYEYVDVTERPDLAGEYGVMSTPTMVHLIDDIIVNKEVGLKINAFAEGF; encoded by the coding sequence ATGAAAGAAACTAAATTTATTTTATTCGGCTCACCAACGTGCAATCCATGCAAAGCAGTTAAGAATCATTTAGAGTCAATCAATTTTAAATATGAATATGTAGATGTAACGGAACGTCCAGACTTAGCAGGTGAATATGGCGTAATGTCAACTCCTACTATGGTTCATTTAATTGACGACATTATAGTTAATAAAGAAGTCGGATTGAAGATTAACGCATTCGCAGAAGGGTTTTAA
- a CDS encoding NTP pyrophosphohydrolase: MFTKFKNGSFVIDTETKKSGKVIGQEGAYVLVEVILEQNKEEGTRTTQLIKVPHVNLKPYNPKQNNKVYKPYFDVMEFHKAFGHPVAIQPTPITPKRAQQRADYLVEELVEFLWASVSGDEQQTENLVNDLIHSVHKAKNKCFAKGTFPNDEVLLHQTDALNDINYINYGSIVETGVNPKPVFEIIHQANMKKLDENGKPIIDAVTNKIMKPDGWEEKYKPEPLIKKEIESQLNKSKRGQ; this comes from the coding sequence ATGTTTACAAAATTTAAGAACGGAAGTTTTGTCATTGATACAGAAACTAAGAAATCAGGTAAAGTGATTGGTCAAGAAGGTGCTTACGTATTAGTAGAAGTTATTCTTGAACAAAATAAAGAAGAAGGAACACGTACAACACAACTAATCAAAGTACCACATGTGAACCTTAAACCATATAATCCAAAGCAGAACAACAAAGTATACAAGCCATATTTTGACGTTATGGAGTTTCATAAAGCATTTGGACACCCAGTAGCAATTCAACCAACTCCAATTACACCAAAAAGAGCTCAACAGCGTGCCGACTATTTAGTAGAAGAGTTGGTTGAATTCTTATGGGCTTCAGTGTCAGGTGATGAGCAACAAACAGAAAATTTAGTAAATGATTTAATTCATTCAGTACATAAGGCTAAGAATAAATGTTTTGCTAAAGGTACATTCCCTAATGATGAAGTCTTATTACACCAAACTGACGCTCTCAATGATATTAATTACATTAACTATGGTTCAATCGTTGAGACTGGTGTGAATCCTAAACCAGTATTTGAAATTATTCACCAAGCTAATATGAAGAAGCTAGACGAAAACGGCAAGCCTATTATTGATGCTGTAACTAACAAAATTATGAAGCCAGATGGTTGGGAAGAAAAGTATAAACCAGAACCTCTAATTAAGAAAGAAATCGAATCTCAATTAAATAAATCAAAGAGAGGACAATAA
- a CDS encoding RusA family crossover junction endodeoxyribonuclease: protein MTNKTCKLSLPLPTSLNKLYIQQFSGGRPTGKKILSKAGKENRMDIMINVERQMSLPINVDWDIEYTRDNYIFMDIDAYVTRVNVDLDNTLKSLNDSIEESGLVFINDKKVVPRFNRVYIDSANPRLELTFTQTGWHGIFNNQYERDKFESKCKLCTRYRNGVCSILKKTLENKLIDEVIEEDNQYVCSKFKEKK from the coding sequence ATGACAAATAAAACATGTAAGCTATCTTTACCGCTACCTACATCATTAAACAAATTATACATACAACAATTCTCTGGGGGCAGACCAACGGGCAAGAAGATTTTATCCAAAGCTGGCAAAGAGAACAGAATGGATATTATGATTAATGTTGAGAGACAAATGTCCTTGCCAATAAATGTTGATTGGGATATTGAATATACACGTGATAATTACATATTTATGGATATTGACGCATATGTAACAAGAGTGAACGTTGACTTGGATAATACTTTGAAGTCACTTAATGATTCAATTGAGGAATCGGGATTAGTTTTTATTAATGATAAAAAAGTAGTTCCAAGATTTAACAGAGTATATATCGATTCAGCTAACCCTCGTTTAGAATTAACATTTACTCAAACAGGTTGGCATGGCATTTTTAACAACCAGTACGAAAGAGATAAGTTTGAAAGCAAGTGTAAATTATGCACAAGGTATAGAAACGGTGTTTGTTCAATCTTGAAGAAAACATTAGAAAATAAATTAATTGATGAAGTCATTGAAGAAGACAATCAATACGTTTGTTCTAAGTTTAAGGAGAAGAAGTAA
- a CDS encoding Myb-like DNA-binding domain-containing protein, protein MKRWTKEEVELLIDLKENKKLKYKDIANILNKTPQQCASKYQRHHKYDYTINGSFRTNRKWTHEEDNLLKKYKDNTYKELMKLFPDRTINGITNRMQKLGVKRVANNTINYEQEQFIKENYLKMTNIQLARALNVDRQVIARVKRREGLETDKVWRLKKIEFDEEDVMSINAEFELSLEKKEGS, encoded by the coding sequence ATGAAAAGGTGGACGAAGGAAGAGGTTGAGCTACTTATCGACTTAAAAGAAAATAAGAAACTTAAATATAAGGACATTGCTAATATTTTAAACAAAACACCTCAGCAATGTGCTAGTAAATATCAACGTCACCACAAATATGATTACACGATAAATGGCTCTTTTAGGACAAATAGAAAATGGACGCATGAAGAAGACAACCTTTTAAAAAAATATAAAGACAACACATACAAAGAATTGATGAAATTATTTCCTGACAGAACCATTAACGGCATTACCAACAGAATGCAAAAATTAGGGGTTAAAAGAGTAGCAAATAATACTATTAATTATGAACAAGAACAGTTTATAAAAGAAAATTATTTAAAGATGACTAATATTCAACTGGCTAGAGCTTTGAATGTAGACAGGCAAGTCATAGCCAGAGTTAAAAGAAGAGAAGGACTAGAAACAGACAAAGTGTGGAGACTAAAAAAGATTGAATTTGATGAGGAAGATGTAATGTCTATAAACGCAGAATTTGAACTTAGTTTAGAAAAGAAAGAAGGAAGCTAA
- a CDS encoding recombinase family protein has product MNNIMSGYYDELDNQESQIQNVAIYARKSRADEGEKDLANHLLRLKARCDLNEWRYEIYKEIGSGSTIDDRPEMIRLLNDVQTGVYDAVVVVDLDRLSRGKGADLDRILGIFRNNNVKIVQESPYEVYNLANSDHAQMLEMKMFFGNMELMQSKKRFREGRRLARHLGKWVSGQAPLGYDIDRKTTKLVINEKEKEIIDLMKELYLVANYNGVEIAEELNSKGYKTKRGKLFTSSSVYKTLKNETYTGTTVYNKSRGNHRNSKDLYSSGLPFERLDESEWKRNYNTHEPIISKQEYQQIIEKINENKYVREDKGRRSALSGLCYTPEGLLYTNGNYDRHTKMPKNITVKNRKATEAENYIAVPIMLVESVILESLKILEEEIMEMLDSDDNTKLVEQLESRAEKISKEVIKIEDEIMRIQDGFLSGLFDAKEAKEIKEKKLKIITKKKSEIEGIKGEIDKVSKSKNITKLERINNFYNKIETTTDVNELNQIYKRLINKIIVSRTVNNPNVVNIKVNFK; this is encoded by the coding sequence ATGAATAATATTATGAGCGGCTACTATGACGAATTAGATAACCAAGAGAGCCAAATTCAAAATGTAGCTATATATGCAAGGAAATCACGTGCAGATGAGGGAGAAAAAGACTTAGCTAATCATTTACTTAGGCTAAAAGCTAGGTGTGATTTAAACGAATGGCGGTACGAAATATACAAAGAAATTGGTTCCGGAAGCACGATAGATGATAGACCAGAAATGATTAGATTATTAAATGACGTTCAGACTGGTGTATATGACGCTGTTGTGGTTGTTGATTTGGACAGGTTATCAAGAGGTAAGGGTGCTGATTTAGATAGGATATTAGGTATTTTTAGAAACAATAATGTTAAGATAGTTCAAGAATCACCTTATGAAGTATATAACTTAGCAAATTCAGACCATGCTCAAATGTTAGAAATGAAAATGTTCTTCGGCAATATGGAATTAATGCAGTCAAAGAAAAGATTCAGAGAAGGTAGACGCTTAGCTAGGCATCTAGGAAAATGGGTAAGTGGTCAAGCTCCATTAGGATATGACATTGACAGGAAGACAACTAAATTAGTTATCAATGAAAAAGAAAAAGAAATAATCGATTTAATGAAAGAATTATACCTTGTAGCAAATTATAATGGTGTAGAAATAGCAGAGGAGTTAAATTCAAAAGGCTATAAAACAAAAAGGGGAAAGTTATTTACTTCTAGCAGCGTATATAAGACATTAAAAAATGAAACATATACGGGTACGACTGTATATAACAAATCAAGAGGAAATCATAGAAACTCTAAAGATTTATACTCATCAGGGTTGCCGTTTGAAAGGTTAGATGAGTCAGAATGGAAACGTAATTATAACACACACGAACCTATTATTTCTAAACAAGAATATCAACAAATAATCGAAAAAATTAACGAAAACAAATATGTTAGAGAAGATAAAGGGCGACGCTCGGCATTATCGGGATTATGCTATACGCCCGAAGGTTTACTTTACACAAACGGTAATTATGATAGACACACAAAAATGCCTAAAAATATTACAGTTAAAAATAGGAAAGCGACAGAAGCAGAAAACTATATAGCTGTACCAATAATGCTCGTTGAGTCTGTGATTCTTGAGTCATTAAAAATTCTTGAAGAAGAAATTATGGAAATGTTAGATAGTGACGACAATACAAAGTTAGTTGAACAACTAGAAAGTAGAGCAGAAAAGATAAGCAAAGAAGTAATTAAAATCGAAGATGAAATCATGAGAATACAAGATGGATTTTTGTCTGGATTATTTGATGCTAAAGAAGCTAAAGAAATTAAAGAGAAAAAATTAAAAATCATCACAAAAAAGAAAAGTGAAATTGAGGGTATCAAAGGGGAAATCGACAAAGTATCTAAGAGTAAAAACATAACAAAACTAGAAAGGATAAATAACTTTTATAATAAAATTGAAACCACAACAGATGTAAATGAGTTGAACCAAATCTATAAGCGATTAATTAATAAAATTATAGTAAGTAGAACGGTAAATAATCCAAACGTGGTAAATATTAAAGTGAACTTTAAATAA
- the xdrA gene encoding XRE family transcriptional regulator XdrA produces the protein MDRQSFTELIQSKFKMVRIEAGYTQDTMAQTIGLSKKTLVQIEKERVLPNWTTCVSICALFRDSEVLNGTFGCDPLEIVQTISRNQAAYPRYSTVSDIYWDTLANKNGYILQSNKVSELYRILDADKQPIFASPKLREAETYFQRNVKEELIRA, from the coding sequence ATGGATAGACAAAGTTTTACTGAATTAATTCAAAGCAAGTTCAAGATGGTACGTATTGAGGCAGGTTATACACAAGATACGATGGCTCAAACAATCGGCCTATCTAAAAAAACATTAGTACAAATTGAAAAAGAGCGTGTGTTACCAAATTGGACAACATGTGTATCTATTTGTGCGTTATTTAGAGATTCTGAAGTATTGAACGGTACATTCGGTTGCGATCCTTTAGAAATCGTTCAAACTATTTCACGAAATCAAGCAGCTTACCCGAGATATTCAACAGTAAGTGATATTTATTGGGATACGCTTGCGAACAAAAATGGTTACATCTTACAATCAAACAAAGTAAGTGAACTTTACCGTATTCTAGATGCGGATAAACAACCGATTTTCGCATCACCAAAATTGAGAGAAGCTGAAACTTACTTCCAACGCAACGTGAAAGAAGAGCTTATTCGTGCATAA
- a CDS encoding DUF445 domain-containing protein, producing the protein MQAILVVLFMIVIGAVIGGVTNMIAVKMLFHPFKAYYIFGKRVPFTPGLIPKRRGEIAEKIGQVVEDHLLTESLMREKLETPDMRATVHRAVSQQVAALAADHVTVQSLVERFDIDVVKDGESFVERYTKQKLNEKYQLHQTDKIAALIPAKVMAEMDQKVASLDTLLLERARIYLESEKGYDDILEMLETFFVEKGKIVSMLQMFMTKEAIAERIQRELIRLTTHSKARSILAAQIHAEYEKLKNASLQEWINPEQMADIEAQVSAFVLKQIDLTQRAHMPLKSLVPQLFEMLHDRGIDRITDLILDTLAQRLSTILKQVNIRGLIEEQINRFDLDYIERLIFEIANKELKLIMLLGFILGGMIGFFQGLIAIFV; encoded by the coding sequence ATGCAAGCGATTTTAGTCGTATTGTTTATGATTGTGATTGGCGCTGTGATTGGTGGCGTCACGAATATGATTGCTGTCAAAATGTTGTTCCATCCATTTAAAGCTTATTACATTTTTGGTAAGCGTGTGCCTTTTACGCCAGGTTTAATCCCGAAAAGAAGAGGGGAAATTGCTGAGAAAATCGGACAAGTGGTTGAAGACCATTTATTAACTGAGTCTTTAATGAGAGAAAAGTTAGAAACGCCGGATATGCGAGCGACTGTGCATCGTGCCGTATCACAACAAGTGGCAGCATTAGCAGCAGATCATGTGACGGTGCAATCTTTAGTGGAGCGATTTGATATTGATGTCGTGAAAGATGGCGAAAGCTTTGTTGAACGTTATACGAAACAAAAATTGAACGAAAAATATCAATTGCATCAAACAGATAAAATTGCAGCACTGATACCTGCCAAAGTGATGGCTGAGATGGATCAAAAAGTGGCTTCATTAGATACTTTGTTACTTGAAAGAGCACGTATTTATTTAGAATCTGAAAAAGGGTATGACGATATTTTAGAAATGTTAGAGACGTTCTTTGTTGAAAAAGGGAAAATTGTGTCGATGCTTCAAATGTTTATGACTAAAGAAGCGATAGCAGAACGAATTCAAAGAGAATTAATTCGTTTAACGACACATTCTAAGGCGCGAAGTATTTTGGCAGCACAAATCCATGCAGAATATGAAAAATTAAAGAATGCGTCATTACAAGAATGGATTAACCCCGAACAAATGGCTGATATTGAAGCGCAAGTGAGTGCTTTTGTATTAAAGCAAATAGATTTAACTCAACGCGCGCACATGCCTCTTAAATCGCTTGTACCACAATTGTTTGAGATGTTGCATGATAGAGGGATCGATCGTATTACAGACTTGATTCTCGATACATTAGCACAACGTTTATCAACCATTTTGAAACAAGTGAATATTCGCGGCTTAATTGAAGAGCAAATCAACCGTTTTGACCTCGATTATATTGAACGTTTAATTTTTGAAATTGCGAACAAGGAATTGAAATTAATTATGTTGCTCGGCTTTATTTTGGGAGGAATGATCGGATTTTTCCAAGGATTAATAGCAATCTTTGTATAA
- a CDS encoding YlbF/YmcA family competence regulator has protein sequence MAVNLYDYANKLEQALRESDEYNAIKDAYAKVEADENSKKLFDAFRETQMNFQQKQMQGEEISEEDLQKAQEQAQQIEKDSNISELMNAEQKMSQVFQEINQIIVKPLDEIYAD, from the coding sequence ATGGCTGTAAATTTATATGATTACGCAAACAAATTAGAGCAAGCTTTACGTGAAAGTGACGAGTACAATGCAATTAAAGATGCATACGCTAAAGTAGAAGCGGATGAAAATTCTAAAAAATTATTTGATGCGTTCCGTGAAACTCAAATGAACTTCCAACAAAAGCAAATGCAAGGTGAAGAAATTAGCGAAGAAGATTTACAAAAAGCGCAAGAACAAGCGCAACAAATCGAAAAAGACAGCAATATTTCTGAGTTAATGAATGCTGAGCAAAAAATGAGCCAAGTATTCCAAGAAATCAACCAAATTATCGTTAAACCTTTAGACGAAATTTATGCTGACTAA